One Mycobacterium kubicae genomic window carries:
- a CDS encoding sulfurtransferase, whose product MARSDVLVSADWAESNLDAADVVFVEVDEDTSAYDDGHIAGAIKLDWRTDLQDPVKRDFVDAQQFSKLLSDRGISNDDTVILYGGNNNWFAAYAYWYFKLYGHEKVKLLDGGRKKWELDARPLSSDPVTRPATSYTASPPDNSIRAFRDEVISAINTKNLVDVRSPDEFSGKILAPAHLPQEQSQRPGHIPGAINVPWSKAANEDGTFKSDEELAKLYADAGLDGEKETIAYCRIGERSSHTWFVLSELLGHRNVKNYDGSWTEYGSLVGAPIELGS is encoded by the coding sequence ATGGCACGCTCCGACGTCCTGGTCTCCGCTGACTGGGCCGAGAGCAATCTCGACGCCGCCGACGTCGTCTTCGTAGAAGTAGATGAAGACACCAGCGCTTACGACGACGGGCACATCGCCGGGGCGATCAAGCTGGACTGGCGAACCGACCTGCAGGATCCGGTCAAGCGCGACTTCGTCGACGCCCAGCAATTCTCCAAACTGCTGTCCGACCGCGGCATCTCCAACGACGACACGGTGATCCTCTACGGCGGAAACAACAACTGGTTCGCCGCCTATGCGTACTGGTACTTCAAGCTCTACGGCCACGAGAAGGTCAAGCTGCTCGACGGTGGGCGCAAGAAGTGGGAACTCGACGCCCGCCCCTTGTCCAGCGACCCGGTCACCAGGCCGGCGACCTCCTACACCGCGTCGCCCCCGGACAACTCCATCCGCGCCTTCCGCGACGAGGTCATCTCCGCCATCAACACCAAGAACCTGGTCGACGTGCGCTCCCCCGACGAGTTCTCCGGCAAGATCCTGGCGCCGGCGCACCTGCCCCAGGAGCAGAGTCAGCGACCCGGTCACATTCCCGGCGCCATCAACGTGCCGTGGAGCAAGGCCGCTAACGAGGACGGCACCTTCAAGTCCGACGAGGAGTTGGCCAAGCTCTACGCCGACGCCGGCTTGGACGGCGAGAAGGAAACGATTGCCTACTGCCGGATCGGGGAGCGTTCCTCGCACACCTGGTTTGTGCTGAGCGAATTGCTGGGACACCGGAATGTCAAGAACTACGACGGCAGTTGGACGGAATACGGCTCCCTGGTGGGTGCCCCGATCGAGTTGGGAAGCTGA
- a CDS encoding winged helix-turn-helix transcriptional regulator, with translation MLELLLLTSELYPDPVLPSLSLLPHSVRTAPAEASSLLEATNADAVLVDARNDLSAARGLCRLLSTAGRSAPVLAVVSEGGLVAVSADWGLDEILLPTTGPAEVDARLRLVVGRRGGLADQESVGKVSLGELVIDEGTYTARLRGRPLDLTYKEFELLKYLAQHAGRVFTRAQLLHEVWGYDFFGGTRTVDVHVRRLRAKLGPEYESLIGTVRNVGYKAVRPARGRAPVHEPDEDPDEQDDNDAEDLQDPLADPLRSQ, from the coding sequence TTGTTGGAGTTATTACTACTGACCTCGGAGCTGTATCCCGACCCGGTCCTGCCATCGCTGTCGCTGCTCCCTCACTCCGTGCGGACGGCGCCGGCGGAGGCTTCGTCGTTGCTGGAGGCGACCAACGCCGACGCGGTGTTGGTCGATGCGCGCAACGACCTGTCGGCCGCGCGTGGTCTGTGCCGTCTGTTGAGCACAGCGGGTCGGTCCGCGCCGGTGTTGGCGGTGGTGAGCGAAGGCGGACTGGTGGCGGTCAGCGCCGACTGGGGACTCGACGAGATCTTGCTGCCGACCACGGGACCTGCCGAGGTCGACGCGCGACTCCGGCTGGTGGTGGGCCGGCGCGGTGGTCTGGCCGATCAGGAAAGCGTGGGCAAGGTCAGCCTGGGTGAGTTGGTGATCGACGAAGGCACCTACACCGCCCGACTGCGGGGTCGTCCGCTTGACCTCACTTACAAAGAGTTCGAGCTGTTGAAGTATCTGGCCCAACATGCCGGGCGGGTGTTCACCCGTGCCCAATTGCTGCACGAGGTGTGGGGTTACGACTTCTTCGGGGGAACCCGGACGGTCGACGTGCATGTGCGGCGACTGCGTGCCAAGCTCGGCCCCGAATACGAGTCGCTCATCGGGACGGTCCGCAACGTCGGCTACAAGGCGGTTCGGCCGGCGCGGGGCCGGGCGCCGGTCCACGAGCCCGACGAGGACCCCGACGAGCAAGACGACAACGACGCCGAGGACCTGCAGGATCCGCTGGCCGACCCGTTGCGCAGTCAGTGA
- the lmeA gene encoding mannan chain length control protein LmeA, translated as MRMRKVWVGATVVAVTVGVLAMAAIGVDYGTSIYAEYRLSTNVRKAANLEADPFIAILAFPFIPQAMREHYNELEIKANAVEHAAVGKATLEATMHSVDLTDASWLIRPDAKLPVGKLESRIIIDSVHLGRYLGISDLMVEAPQQESNDATGGTTESGISGSHGLVFSGTPKAAHFDHRVSVSVDLSVAPEDKTTLIMTPTGVLTGPNTADQTVPDDKLDAVLRAFSSRLPDQNLPFGVAPNTVGARGSDVIMEGITRNVTVTLDGFKQS; from the coding sequence ATGCGGATGCGCAAGGTGTGGGTCGGGGCGACCGTCGTCGCGGTCACCGTCGGCGTCCTCGCCATGGCTGCCATCGGCGTCGACTACGGCACCAGCATCTACGCCGAGTACCGTCTGTCCACCAACGTGCGCAAGGCAGCAAACCTGGAAGCCGACCCCTTCATCGCCATCCTGGCCTTTCCCTTCATCCCGCAGGCCATGCGCGAGCACTACAACGAGCTGGAGATCAAAGCGAACGCGGTCGAGCACGCGGCGGTCGGCAAGGCCACGCTGGAGGCGACCATGCATTCGGTCGACTTGACCGACGCATCGTGGCTGATCAGGCCCGATGCCAAGCTGCCGGTGGGCAAGTTGGAAAGCCGCATCATCATCGACTCGGTGCATTTGGGCCGCTACCTGGGGATCAGCGACCTGATGGTGGAAGCGCCACAGCAGGAGTCCAACGACGCCACCGGCGGCACCACCGAATCCGGCATCTCCGGCAGCCACGGCCTGGTGTTCAGCGGCACCCCCAAAGCCGCCCACTTTGATCACCGGGTCAGCGTCTCGGTCGATCTGTCGGTTGCGCCCGAGGACAAGACCACCCTGATCATGACCCCGACCGGGGTGCTGACCGGACCCAACACCGCCGACCAGACCGTCCCCGACGACAAGCTCGACGCGGTCCTGCGCGCCTTCAGCAGCAGGCTGCCCGACCAGAATCTGCCGTTCGGGGTGGCGCCCAACACCGTCGGCGCGCGCGGTTCGGACGTCATCATGGAAGGCATCACCAGGAACGTGACGGTCACCCTCGACGGGTTCAAGCAGTCCTGA
- a CDS encoding DUF1416 domain-containing protein: MCTAPKQGLTLPASVDLEKETVITGRVVDGQGQAVGGAFVRLLDSSDEFTAEVVASATGDFRFFAAPGTWTLRALSAVGNGDAVVAPSGAGVHEVDVKIA; the protein is encoded by the coding sequence ATGTGCACTGCACCGAAACAAGGACTGACCTTGCCTGCGAGCGTCGACCTGGAAAAAGAGACCGTGATCACCGGCCGCGTCGTGGACGGTCAGGGGCAAGCCGTCGGCGGCGCGTTCGTGCGGCTGCTCGACTCCTCTGACGAGTTCACCGCTGAGGTCGTGGCGTCGGCTACCGGCGACTTCCGGTTCTTCGCCGCGCCGGGCACCTGGACGCTGCGTGCCTTGTCGGCGGTGGGCAACGGTGACGCCGTGGTGGCGCCGTCCGGCGCCGGCGTCCACGAGGTCGACGTCAAGATCGCCTGA
- the mshD gene encoding mycothiol synthase, producing MTSLDWRSALTGQQQQAVRQLVDAATQSDAVAPVGEQVLRELGHERTDHLLATESSGNAVLGYLNLSAGGVMAELVVHPDARRRGIGTALARAALDKTGGRNQFWAHGTLAPAAATAAALGLSPVRELVQMRRSLRDIPEPVVPAGVRVRTYSGPSDDDELLRVNNAAFAHHPEQGGWTEAELAERRNEAWFDPAGLFLAFAEDQPDKLLGFHWTKVHLDQPGLGEVYVLGVDPSAQGSGLGQALTSIGLAFLAQRLSDSDIEEPTVLLYVESDNTAALRTYQRSGFSTYSVDTAYALARDNG from the coding sequence GTGACGTCACTCGACTGGCGCTCCGCACTGACCGGCCAACAGCAGCAGGCTGTGCGTCAATTGGTAGATGCCGCAACGCAATCCGACGCGGTGGCGCCCGTCGGGGAACAAGTGCTGCGGGAACTGGGTCACGAGCGCACCGACCACCTGCTGGCCACGGAGTCCTCAGGCAACGCGGTTCTGGGCTACCTCAATCTCAGTGCCGGTGGCGTGATGGCGGAGTTGGTGGTGCACCCCGATGCACGCCGTCGCGGCATCGGCACGGCGCTGGCGCGCGCGGCGCTGGACAAAACCGGCGGGCGCAATCAGTTCTGGGCGCATGGCACCCTGGCGCCTGCCGCCGCGACCGCCGCCGCGCTGGGCCTGAGCCCGGTGCGGGAACTGGTGCAGATGCGCCGCTCGTTGCGCGATATTCCCGAACCGGTGGTTCCCGCCGGGGTCCGGGTCCGCACCTATTCCGGCCCGTCCGACGACGATGAGTTGCTTCGGGTGAACAACGCCGCGTTCGCCCACCACCCCGAACAGGGCGGCTGGACCGAGGCGGAGTTGGCCGAGCGGCGCAACGAAGCGTGGTTCGACCCGGCGGGCCTTTTCCTGGCATTCGCCGAGGACCAACCCGACAAGTTGCTGGGCTTCCACTGGACCAAGGTTCACCTGGATCAGCCGGGTCTCGGGGAGGTGTACGTGCTGGGGGTCGACCCTTCGGCGCAGGGCAGCGGGCTGGGGCAGGCCTTGACGTCGATCGGTCTGGCGTTCTTGGCGCAGCGACTCTCCGATTCCGACATCGAGGAGCCCACGGTGCTGCTCTACGTGGAGTCGGACAACACCGCCGCCCTCCGGACGTATCAACGATCCGGGTTCAGCACCTACAGCGTCGACACCGCTTACGCGCTGGCTCGCGACAACGGTTGA
- a CDS encoding RyR domain-containing protein, whose translation MRHKRTPPALRWVWSGVGLLVIAYLAVIALQPGIVDALPAGLTWFGRPGSMPTLGIAVLVLVCAGVAIFRSDGSHRLVGVSFTVIAALISMSAVLGLSSYWGCHDANHPAFFTPLMATAQLVKGGIGDYSLSGRTCPNPTPVGLELARIAALSAIFTGLGGVVVGVFRSQVDRLRANLADSVTAIVGVDDDSQSMISAVARTLDRRSTLVVITGAGDDKVQRARRQGARVVLVDFNNPSTLVSLRLWRHLSRLYLMAPDPAVNLLWLDLISKRLSQVANKRRLPLIVRIDDPWLAEAWRAQQFGGSDTRWAADVVGKYEVTAGRLLDGILATGKTKRVFICGTSQLTLALCADLTRRALERDFHTPPGAVELPALTLVERDADDYLRDHDFYRQQAGFASNGPVIDAVPEAPTVPTLLRLIGDSDPATSAVILVDTHTATTGTRLAARFPDMPVYTSDTNASIADDSIQVVGLLQSYSLVLDTREGQIQDAWERAARLIHERYVATLDPDGPRSPAAMPWSELSEFYRGSNRRQVRNALWMVEQIAGHTWNTWGTPPVQLSGRDMAEAPPLKQLALLGFDHYEAMAMAQAEHEDWCRYYRRNGWKYGPTRDDSRKIHDKLVDWSEVQSKPELLNSAVRSLAATLWSLRQLGYRSRPLWKPFERAGTVIAEQRDAPWTWRSDSGHTMHAKPGDWAVQADGKIWSVRDDIFRATYEDAGDGKWRRKGRVQARPAQPGEIVNTLEGPTAAADGDWIVRGADGEQWPVPGQEFAQRYAECRQPADAEVSEAN comes from the coding sequence ATGCGTCACAAAAGGACCCCACCCGCGCTGCGCTGGGTCTGGTCCGGGGTGGGTCTGCTGGTAATCGCTTATCTGGCGGTCATCGCGTTGCAGCCGGGAATCGTCGACGCGTTGCCCGCCGGGCTGACCTGGTTCGGCCGGCCGGGATCGATGCCGACGCTGGGCATCGCCGTTCTGGTCCTGGTCTGCGCCGGGGTGGCGATCTTCCGCTCCGACGGCAGCCACCGGCTGGTCGGTGTTTCGTTCACCGTCATCGCCGCGCTGATCTCCATGAGCGCGGTGCTGGGCTTGAGCTCGTACTGGGGTTGCCACGACGCCAACCATCCGGCCTTCTTCACCCCGTTGATGGCGACCGCCCAGCTGGTCAAAGGCGGCATCGGCGACTATTCGCTGAGCGGGCGCACCTGCCCGAACCCCACGCCCGTCGGCCTGGAATTGGCTCGCATAGCGGCACTTTCGGCGATCTTCACCGGGTTGGGTGGGGTGGTGGTCGGCGTCTTCCGGTCCCAGGTGGATCGGCTGCGCGCCAACCTGGCCGATTCGGTCACCGCGATCGTCGGTGTCGACGACGACAGCCAGTCGATGATCAGTGCGGTCGCGCGCACCTTGGACCGGCGCAGCACCCTGGTCGTGATCACCGGCGCCGGCGACGACAAAGTGCAACGGGCGCGCAGACAGGGCGCCCGAGTAGTGCTCGTCGACTTCAACAACCCGTCGACGTTGGTATCGCTGCGCCTGTGGCGCCACCTGAGCCGGCTCTATCTGATGGCGCCCGATCCGGCGGTCAACCTGCTGTGGCTGGATCTGATCAGCAAGCGCCTGTCGCAGGTCGCCAACAAGCGACGATTGCCGCTCATCGTGCGCATCGACGACCCGTGGCTCGCGGAAGCCTGGCGTGCCCAGCAGTTCGGCGGTTCGGACACCCGGTGGGCCGCCGACGTGGTCGGCAAGTATGAGGTGACCGCCGGCCGGCTCCTGGACGGCATCCTCGCCACCGGCAAGACCAAACGCGTGTTCATCTGCGGGACATCGCAATTGACCTTGGCGCTGTGTGCCGACCTGACACGGCGCGCCTTGGAACGCGACTTCCACACCCCGCCGGGCGCCGTGGAATTACCGGCGCTGACGTTGGTGGAACGAGACGCCGACGACTACCTGCGCGACCACGACTTCTACCGGCAGCAAGCGGGCTTCGCCTCGAACGGACCGGTGATCGACGCGGTTCCCGAAGCGCCGACGGTGCCCACGCTGCTGCGCCTGATCGGTGACTCCGACCCGGCCACCAGCGCGGTCATTCTGGTCGACACCCACACGGCCACGACCGGCACCAGGCTGGCCGCCCGCTTCCCCGACATGCCGGTCTACACCTCCGATACCAACGCCAGCATCGCCGACGACTCGATCCAGGTGGTCGGGCTGCTGCAGTCCTATTCGCTGGTTCTGGACACCCGCGAGGGGCAGATACAAGACGCCTGGGAGCGAGCGGCGCGGCTGATCCACGAGCGTTATGTCGCCACCTTGGACCCCGATGGACCGCGGTCTCCGGCGGCGATGCCGTGGAGCGAACTCAGCGAGTTCTACCGCGGGTCCAACCGGCGTCAGGTGCGCAACGCGCTGTGGATGGTGGAACAGATCGCGGGCCACACCTGGAATACCTGGGGCACCCCGCCGGTGCAGCTGTCCGGGCGGGACATGGCCGAGGCGCCGCCGCTGAAACAGTTGGCGCTGTTGGGTTTTGATCATTACGAGGCGATGGCCATGGCCCAGGCCGAACACGAAGACTGGTGCCGGTACTACCGCCGCAACGGCTGGAAATACGGTCCCACCCGCGACGACTCCCGCAAGATCCACGACAAGCTGGTCGACTGGTCGGAAGTGCAGAGCAAGCCGGAACTCCTCAACTCCGCCGTACGCAGTTTGGCCGCCACCTTGTGGAGCCTGCGTCAGCTCGGCTACCGGTCCCGCCCGCTGTGGAAACCGTTCGAGCGAGCGGGGACCGTCATCGCAGAGCAGCGCGACGCGCCCTGGACGTGGCGATCGGACTCCGGGCACACCATGCACGCCAAACCCGGCGACTGGGCGGTACAGGCGGACGGAAAGATCTGGTCGGTGCGCGACGACATCTTTCGCGCCACCTACGAGGACGCCGGTGACGGCAAGTGGCGGCGCAAGGGTCGAGTACAGGCGCGCCCGGCCCAGCCCGGTGAAATCGTCAACACGCTGGAGGGCCCCACGGCCGCCGCAGACGGAGACTGGATCGTGCGCGGCGCCGACGGTGAGCAGTGGCCGGTTCCGGGTCAGGAGTTCGCGCAGCGCTACGCCGAATGTCGCCAGCCGGCCGACGCCGAGGTCAGCGAGGCCAATTAG
- a CDS encoding Ms5788A family Cys-rich leader peptide, whose translation MPARIEPSLTKRRTVDLCRCAGCCCCCSC comes from the coding sequence GTGCCAGCCCGCATCGAGCCCTCGCTCACCAAGCGCCGCACAGTCGACCTGTGCCGCTGCGCGGGCTGTTGCTGTTGCTGTAGCTGCTGA
- a CDS encoding FABP family protein, producing the protein MTHADDHDEAITPVTSGDRAVAAAAERAKVTATRNIPAFDDLPIPADTANLREGANLNDALLALLPLVGVWRGEGEGRGADGDYRFGQQIVVSHDGGDYLNWEARSWRLTETGDYQEPGLRETGYWRFVTDPYDPSESQAIELLLAHSAGYVELFYGRPRNASSWELVTDALARSRSGVLVGGAKRLYGIVEGGDLAYVEERVDADGALVPHLSARLSRFVG; encoded by the coding sequence GTGACCCACGCCGACGACCATGACGAGGCGATCACCCCGGTTACCTCCGGCGATCGCGCCGTTGCCGCTGCGGCCGAACGCGCCAAGGTGACCGCAACGCGCAATATCCCCGCCTTCGACGACCTGCCAATCCCCGCCGATACGGCGAACCTGCGCGAAGGCGCCAACCTCAACGACGCGCTGCTGGCGCTGCTGCCGCTGGTCGGCGTGTGGCGCGGTGAAGGAGAAGGCCGCGGCGCCGACGGCGACTACCGGTTCGGCCAGCAAATCGTCGTCTCCCACGACGGCGGCGACTACCTGAACTGGGAAGCCCGCTCCTGGCGGCTGACCGAAACCGGCGACTATCAGGAGCCGGGTTTGCGCGAGACCGGCTATTGGCGGTTCGTCACCGATCCCTACGACCCCTCCGAATCCCAGGCAATCGAGCTGCTGCTGGCCCACTCGGCCGGATACGTCGAGTTGTTCTACGGGCGACCGCGCAACGCATCGTCGTGGGAGCTGGTCACCGATGCCCTGGCCCGCAGTCGTTCGGGCGTGCTGGTGGGCGGCGCGAAACGCCTCTACGGGATCGTCGAAGGCGGCGACCTGGCCTACGTCGAGGAGCGGGTCGACGCCGACGGCGCGCTGGTGCCGCATCTGTCCGCCCGGCTGTCCCGGTTCGTCGGGTAA